The Rhodobacter sp. CZR27 genome includes a window with the following:
- a CDS encoding cytochrome P450: MTASERDMRGGAAPAWAGESRIPRDPRLDGSVGLLREGYRFISDLCDSAGSDIASTRIRLRDVICLRGGSAVGLFYGAEGLTRVGAMPGSVLHLLQDRGSVQQLEGPEHRHRKALFLSIAMDRARVATLIEIFRDEWRAALPDWERQESIVLQQEAARVLTRAACRWTGVENQPEDRLADEIFDMIDKAGSFGPRNWLAQLRRVGTERRLSRLVEKVRAGEVVPDAATALHVIAFHRDAAGGMLPPEIAAVELLNILRPTVAVGRYITFLALALHREATWRELFRSGNLELAGDFAEEVRRISPFFPFTAAVTTRPLRWEGHDLPADQWLMLDLYGTTHDARNFPDPHRFRAERMLSWAGQDDCFVPQGGGDVATTHRCPGEMITVELMKEAIRLLCRDMDYEVPEQDLGVRLNRIPAQPRSGMILGRIRSRTGTEPSAAG; encoded by the coding sequence ATGACCGCATCGGAGCGCGACATGCGCGGGGGCGCAGCCCCTGCATGGGCCGGGGAGAGCAGGATACCGCGCGACCCGCGGCTGGACGGTTCGGTAGGACTGCTGCGCGAGGGATACCGCTTCATCTCGGACCTTTGCGACAGCGCGGGCAGTGACATCGCCAGCACCCGCATCCGCCTGCGCGACGTGATCTGCCTGCGGGGCGGCAGCGCCGTCGGCCTGTTCTACGGCGCCGAGGGGCTGACGCGGGTGGGTGCGATGCCCGGTTCGGTGCTCCACCTGCTGCAGGACCGCGGATCCGTCCAGCAACTCGAGGGGCCGGAGCATCGGCACCGCAAGGCGCTGTTCCTGTCGATCGCCATGGATCGCGCGCGCGTGGCGACACTCATCGAGATCTTCCGGGACGAGTGGCGGGCAGCCCTGCCCGACTGGGAGCGGCAGGAGAGTATCGTCCTCCAGCAGGAGGCGGCCCGCGTCCTGACCCGCGCCGCCTGCCGCTGGACAGGGGTGGAGAACCAGCCGGAAGACCGGCTGGCCGACGAGATCTTCGACATGATCGACAAGGCGGGCAGCTTCGGCCCGCGCAACTGGCTTGCGCAGCTGCGCCGCGTGGGCACCGAACGCCGCCTGTCGCGGCTGGTCGAGAAGGTGCGCGCCGGCGAGGTGGTGCCCGATGCAGCGACCGCGCTGCACGTCATCGCGTTCCACCGCGATGCCGCGGGCGGGATGCTGCCGCCGGAGATCGCCGCGGTAGAGCTTCTGAACATCCTGCGCCCCACCGTGGCCGTCGGCCGCTACATCACCTTCCTCGCGCTCGCCCTGCACCGCGAGGCAACGTGGCGGGAACTCTTCCGCTCCGGCAACCTCGAACTCGCCGGGGATTTCGCCGAGGAGGTGCGCCGGATCTCGCCCTTCTTCCCCTTCACGGCCGCCGTGACGACCCGCCCCCTGCGGTGGGAAGGTCACGACTTGCCGGCGGACCAGTGGCTGATGCTGGACCTTTACGGCACCACCCACGACGCGCGGAACTTCCCCGACCCCCACCGCTTCCGGGCCGAGCGGATGCTGTCCTGGGCCGGGCAGGACGACTGCTTCGTGCCGCAGGGCGGCGGCGACGTGGCCACGACGCACCGCTGCCCCGGCGAGATGATCACGGTCGAACTGATGAAGGAGGCGATCCGCCTGCTTTGCCGGGACATGGACTACGAAGTGCCCGAGCAGGATCTGGGCGTGCGGCTGAACCGCATCCCGGCCCAGCCGCGCAGCGGAATGATCCTCGGCCGGATCCGCTCCCGCACGGGAACAGAGCCTTCCGCCGCCGGTTGA
- a CDS encoding catalase — protein MADAKPTQPGSFEALVSDYGAGGEFHQHAGDGDPRLTTAQGVTIADNQNSLRVGAPGPTALEDFILREKIFHFDHERIPERVVHARGFGAHGLFECTKAIPEITRAAPFQQEGKITETFVRFSTVAGSKGSADLARDVRGFAVKFYTDQGNWDLVGNNIPVFFIQDAIKFPDLVHAVKPAPDRNFPQAQSAHDNFWDFISLTPESMHMVMWQMSDRTIPRSFRFMQGFGVHTFRMINAEGRSTFVKFHWKPKLGLQSVLWDEAVKINGADPDRHRRDLWEAISAGEFPEWELGLQLFDEEFADRFDFDVQDPTKIIPEELVPLTVVGTLTLDRVVDNFFAETEQVAFCTQNVIPGIDFTNDPLLQGRNFSYLDTQLKRLGSPNFTKLPVNAPRGCPVNNYQQDGHMQTSNRKGRVNYEPNGWGQGPRAHPLEGYVSYVVREEGEKRRLRPESFADHYSQARQFFLSQTPVEQGHIRDALVFELSKCQEVDIRARVVAHLRNIDEGLAEAVAMGLGLPDLPPPAPAARPTRMDLPPSDALSILKNPPTSFAGRTVGVLAGDGVEAGLLTGLDAVLDAEGAQMKLVAPRIGGITDSAGMLHPADERLGGGPSVLFDAVVVLPGRDAAFLAANPAAQDFLTDAHVHCKFIGHSGAAALIEACALGPKMDEGWIEIAESADLDRFLEACRSLRHWPRELTLAGNPEADRTFKS, from the coding sequence ATGGCTGATGCCAAACCCACCCAACCCGGCAGCTTCGAAGCCCTCGTCTCGGACTACGGTGCAGGTGGAGAATTCCACCAGCATGCCGGAGACGGCGATCCGCGCCTGACGACCGCCCAGGGCGTGACCATCGCCGACAACCAGAACTCGCTGCGGGTCGGCGCGCCCGGCCCCACTGCGCTGGAGGACTTCATCCTTCGGGAAAAGATTTTCCACTTTGACCACGAACGGATTCCGGAGCGCGTCGTGCATGCGCGCGGCTTCGGCGCGCATGGCCTGTTCGAGTGCACCAAGGCGATCCCCGAGATCACCCGCGCGGCGCCCTTCCAGCAGGAGGGCAAGATCACCGAGACCTTCGTCCGCTTCTCGACGGTGGCCGGGTCGAAGGGCTCGGCGGACCTTGCGCGCGATGTCCGGGGCTTCGCGGTCAAGTTCTACACCGATCAGGGCAACTGGGATCTGGTCGGCAACAACATCCCGGTGTTCTTCATCCAGGACGCCATCAAGTTTCCCGACCTCGTGCATGCGGTGAAGCCGGCGCCCGACCGGAACTTCCCGCAAGCCCAGTCGGCGCATGACAATTTCTGGGATTTCATCTCGCTGACGCCTGAAAGCATGCACATGGTCATGTGGCAGATGTCGGATCGCACCATCCCGCGCAGCTTCCGCTTCATGCAGGGCTTCGGCGTCCACACCTTCCGGATGATCAATGCCGAGGGCAGGTCCACCTTCGTCAAGTTCCACTGGAAGCCGAAGCTCGGCCTGCAATCCGTGCTGTGGGACGAGGCGGTGAAGATCAACGGCGCCGACCCCGACCGCCACCGCCGCGACCTGTGGGAGGCGATCTCGGCCGGGGAGTTTCCGGAATGGGAACTCGGGCTTCAGCTGTTCGACGAGGAATTCGCCGACCGCTTCGACTTCGACGTTCAGGACCCGACGAAAATCATCCCCGAGGAACTGGTGCCGCTGACGGTGGTCGGCACGCTGACGCTGGACCGCGTGGTGGACAACTTTTTCGCCGAGACCGAGCAGGTCGCCTTCTGCACCCAGAACGTCATCCCCGGCATCGATTTCACCAATGATCCGCTGCTGCAGGGGCGCAACTTCTCGTATCTCGACACCCAGTTGAAGCGGCTCGGAAGCCCGAACTTCACCAAGCTTCCGGTGAACGCGCCGCGCGGCTGCCCGGTGAACAACTACCAGCAGGACGGCCACATGCAGACCTCGAACCGCAAGGGCCGGGTCAACTACGAGCCGAACGGGTGGGGCCAGGGTCCGCGCGCCCATCCGCTGGAAGGCTACGTGAGCTATGTCGTGCGCGAGGAGGGCGAGAAGCGTCGCCTGCGTCCCGAAAGCTTTGCCGACCACTACAGCCAGGCGCGCCAGTTCTTCCTGAGCCAGACCCCGGTCGAGCAGGGCCACATCCGCGACGCGCTGGTGTTCGAGCTGTCCAAGTGCCAGGAGGTCGACATCCGCGCGCGCGTCGTGGCCCATCTGCGCAACATCGACGAGGGGCTGGCGGAGGCGGTGGCCATGGGTCTCGGCCTGCCGGACCTTCCGCCGCCCGCCCCGGCCGCACGCCCGACCCGGATGGACCTGCCGCCGTCGGATGCGCTGAGCATCCTGAAGAACCCGCCAACCAGCTTCGCGGGCCGGACGGTCGGGGTTCTCGCCGGCGACGGGGTGGAGGCGGGCCTGCTTACCGGGCTCGATGCCGTCCTGGACGCTGAAGGCGCCCAGATGAAGCTGGTCGCACCGCGCATCGGCGGCATCACCGACAGTGCGGGGATGCTGCATCCGGCGGACGAGAGGCTGGGCGGCGGCCCGTCGGTCCTGTTCGACGCGGTGGTCGTTCTGCCGGGACGGGACGCGGCCTTCCTCGCGGCCAATCCCGCCGCGCAGGATTTCCTGACGGACGCCCATGTGCACTGCAAGTTCATCGGCCACAGCGGGGCCGCAGCGCTGATCGAGGCCTGCGCGCTCGGGCCGAAGATGGACGAGGGCTGGATCGAGATCGCGGAAAGCGCCGATCTCGACCGCTTCCTCGAGGCGTGCCGCAGCCTTCGGCACTGGCCGCGCGAGCTGACGCTGGCGGGGAACCCCGAAGCAGACCGGACGTTCAAATCCTGA
- a CDS encoding DNA-3-methyladenine glycosylase: MQFDAAFFARDAASVAADLIGAHLEVRGAGGRIVETEAYAPDDPASHSYRGPTARNASMFGPPGCAYVYLSYGVHLCLNVVCAPGHAVLVRALEPSEGLPQMAARRGIDDPRRLCSGPGRIGQALGLTLADDGTPFGSRGFLLRPGPPAGHHEIRCGPRIGLSRATEVPWRFGLGGSPCLSRRF, encoded by the coding sequence ATGCAGTTCGATGCCGCCTTCTTCGCGCGCGACGCGGCCTCGGTCGCGGCGGACCTGATCGGGGCGCATCTCGAGGTGCGGGGGGCCGGCGGGCGCATCGTCGAGACCGAGGCCTATGCCCCGGACGATCCGGCCTCGCACAGCTACCGGGGTCCAACGGCGCGCAACGCGTCGATGTTCGGCCCGCCGGGCTGCGCCTATGTCTACCTGTCCTATGGCGTGCATCTCTGCCTCAACGTGGTCTGCGCACCCGGCCATGCCGTGCTGGTCCGGGCACTGGAGCCGAGCGAGGGCCTGCCCCAGATGGCGGCCCGACGCGGGATCGACGATCCGCGCCGGCTCTGCTCGGGGCCGGGCCGGATCGGACAGGCGCTCGGCCTGACGCTGGCCGATGACGGGACGCCCTTCGGCAGCCGGGGCTTCCTGTTGCGCCCCGGACCGCCGGCGGGCCATCATGAGATCCGCTGCGGGCCGCGCATCGGCCTCAGCCGGGCGACGGAGGTGCCCTGGAGGTTCGGCCTAGGCGGGTCGCCCTGCCTGAGCCGCCGGTTCTGA
- a CDS encoding DUF3618 domain-containing protein — protein sequence MTDTPDHIEREVEENRARVESTLDALKERMSVNQLVDDLAHFVGVEDVRGIMHTAGRQVRDNPVALGMIGLGLAWLAFGGGSSSGRRSAHDDDWDDRRPDWSGSSTYDPYGGSDYRDDRREGVFSKVKHAVGDAAESVGQAVHSAGEKVSDTFSGTRERASHMREDLHDRAGRLREDTYHRAGQWRDELSSRSGRIGERAGEWAHRASSGAHQVRDSMAYRMEQQPLLVGAAAVALGAVIGAAMPRTRTEDRWMGRTRDQLWDEARASSAELRERAMQAARHTYDAAVDAARDEGLVPEKGETISSKLGRVAEAAAAEAKAQVEPVLHPSEGKSPEQVSGMSGKTGAGSSSTGTGSTGSASTGSTGTSAGTFGTGSTGTGVSSGTGASGSGSSSDPTRPSKVL from the coding sequence ATGACCGACACCCCTGATCACATCGAACGCGAAGTGGAAGAAAACCGCGCCCGGGTCGAAAGCACGCTCGACGCGCTGAAGGAGCGCATGTCGGTCAACCAGCTTGTCGACGACCTTGCGCATTTCGTGGGCGTCGAGGACGTCCGCGGCATCATGCACACCGCCGGGCGGCAGGTGCGCGACAATCCCGTTGCCCTGGGCATGATCGGCCTCGGCCTTGCCTGGCTTGCTTTCGGGGGCGGTTCGTCCTCGGGTCGCCGCAGCGCCCATGACGATGATTGGGACGACCGGCGGCCGGACTGGTCGGGCTCGTCCACCTATGATCCCTATGGCGGCAGCGACTACCGGGACGACCGGCGCGAGGGCGTGTTCTCGAAGGTCAAGCACGCTGTCGGCGACGCCGCGGAGAGCGTGGGCCAGGCGGTGCACTCCGCAGGCGAGAAGGTGTCGGATACCTTCTCCGGCACACGCGAGCGTGCCTCGCACATGCGCGAGGACCTCCACGACCGGGCGGGCCGCCTGCGGGAGGACACCTACCACCGTGCCGGCCAGTGGCGCGACGAGTTGTCCTCGCGCTCCGGCCGCATCGGTGAGCGCGCCGGGGAATGGGCGCACCGCGCCTCGAGCGGGGCCCATCAGGTGCGCGACAGCATGGCCTACCGGATGGAGCAGCAGCCGCTGCTCGTCGGCGCGGCGGCGGTGGCGCTTGGGGCGGTGATCGGCGCCGCGATGCCCCGCACCCGGACCGAGGACCGCTGGATGGGCCGCACCCGCGACCAGCTCTGGGACGAGGCGCGGGCAAGCTCGGCCGAGTTGCGCGAGCGGGCGATGCAGGCCGCGCGGCACACTTATGACGCCGCCGTCGATGCCGCCCGCGACGAGGGTCTGGTTCCCGAGAAGGGCGAGACCATCAGCTCGAAGCTGGGCCGTGTCGCGGAGGCCGCTGCCGCCGAGGCGAAGGCACAGGTCGAGCCGGTGCTGCACCCGTCAGAAGGGAAGTCGCCGGAACAGGTGTCCGGCATGTCGGGGAAAACGGGCGCAGGCAGCAGCAGCACGGGCACCGGCAGCACTGGCTCGGCCAGCACCGGCAGCACGGGGACGAGTGCCGGAACCTTCGGCACGGGCAGCACGGGGACCGGCGTATCGTCCGGAACCGGAGCTTCGGGGTCGGGCAGCAGCAGCGACCCGACGCGCCCGAGCAAGGTGCTGTGA
- a CDS encoding phage holin family protein codes for MEAPKRPYADDRSFADLLGDLVRDVSGLVRSEGRLVRAEIAEAGRSVAVGAELIAAGAILLLVALIVLVQALVVLLAEWVGPAWASLIVGVGLAAIGGLLIARGRKDMTAARLVPERTIEQTSRDARLAREQI; via the coding sequence ATGGAAGCGCCTAAGCGACCGTATGCGGATGACCGGTCCTTCGCCGACCTGCTCGGCGACCTTGTCCGCGATGTCTCGGGCCTCGTGCGCAGCGAGGGCCGGCTTGTCCGGGCCGAGATCGCCGAGGCGGGCCGCAGCGTGGCCGTTGGCGCCGAACTGATCGCCGCCGGCGCCATCCTTCTTCTTGTAGCGCTGATCGTGCTGGTCCAGGCGCTGGTGGTCCTGCTGGCCGAATGGGTCGGGCCCGCCTGGGCCTCGCTGATCGTCGGCGTCGGCCTTGCGGCGATCGGCGGACTGCTGATCGCCCGCGGCCGCAAGGACATGACCGCCGCGCGCCTGGTGCCCGAGCGCACCATCGAACAGACCAGCCGCGACGCGCGGCTTGCACGGGAGCAGATCTGA
- a CDS encoding pyridoxamine 5'-phosphate oxidase family protein, giving the protein MADRKLARTDPKALLWKELGSVRAGMLGLVGSGQHMQPMAHHADEEGGRIWFLTKRSTDLFRAVGPGSTAHFCVISKDQDFHACMSGPLTAEMDRARLDEMWNAVNAAWFEGKDDPDLAMLALTLKSAAIWASTDSTARFAYEIAKANLTDDMPDVGVHNIVEFV; this is encoded by the coding sequence ATGGCCGACAGGAAACTTGCCCGGACCGATCCGAAGGCCCTGCTCTGGAAGGAGCTCGGGTCGGTGCGTGCCGGAATGCTCGGCTTGGTCGGGTCCGGCCAGCACATGCAGCCGATGGCGCATCATGCCGACGAGGAGGGCGGCCGGATCTGGTTCCTGACCAAGCGCAGCACCGATCTGTTCCGGGCGGTCGGGCCCGGCAGCACGGCGCATTTCTGCGTGATCTCGAAGGATCAGGATTTCCATGCCTGCATGTCCGGGCCGCTGACCGCCGAGATGGACCGCGCGAGGCTCGACGAGATGTGGAACGCGGTCAATGCCGCCTGGTTCGAGGGCAAGGACGATCCGGATCTGGCCATGCTGGCGCTGACCCTGAAGAGTGCGGCGATCTGGGCCTCGACCGACTCGACGGCGCGTTTTGCCTACGAGATCGCCAAGGCGAACCTGACTGACGACATGCCCGACGTCGGCGTGCACAACATCGTGGAATTCGTCTGA
- a CDS encoding phosphate-starvation-inducible protein PsiE, with translation MPLPEEVAQDPAPGAGKAEEALLVAALGAIERGLLVMVALLTLAATAIEIWSIAMRWSVNLGDILLMFLYTEVIAMVAVFYTGKGLPFVYPIFIAITALARLIVLQGKDMDPQNIVLEASAILLLSVAAVVLLRLARR, from the coding sequence ATGCCCCTGCCGGAAGAGGTCGCACAGGATCCGGCGCCCGGTGCCGGCAAGGCCGAGGAGGCGCTGCTGGTCGCAGCTCTGGGTGCCATCGAGCGCGGGTTGCTGGTGATGGTCGCGCTGCTGACGCTTGCCGCAACCGCCATCGAGATCTGGTCCATTGCCATGCGATGGAGCGTGAACCTGGGCGACATCCTGCTGATGTTCCTCTATACCGAGGTCATCGCCATGGTCGCGGTGTTCTACACCGGCAAGGGTCTGCCCTTCGTCTATCCGATCTTCATCGCCATCACGGCGCTCGCGCGGCTGATCGTGCTGCAGGGCAAGGACATGGACCCGCAGAACATCGTGCTCGAGGCTTCGGCAATCCTCTTGCTGTCGGTCGCCGCAGTGGTGCTGCTTCGCCTCGCCCGCCGGTGA
- the mtnA gene encoding S-methyl-5-thioribose-1-phosphate isomerase — protein sequence MKINGTPFRSIWFEEGQVRIIDQRWLPHELRIVALETRADFAAAIRDMWVRGAPLIGATAAWGMAVQMAADPSDASLAETWDVLHETRPTAINLRWALNEMKRLLAPLPVGQRAAAAAKRAAEICDEDVEINRRIGEHGLSIIREIAARKQGRVNILTHCNAGWLATVDWGTATSPIYHALEAGIDVHVFVDETRPRNQGALLTAWEMNSHGVSHDLIVDNAGGHLMQHGEVDMVIVGTDRTTANGDVCNKIGTYLKALAARANGVPFYVALPSPTIDWTVRDGVKEIPIEERAASEVTHVQGKGPDGSILSVQISPDGTGARNPAFDVTPAGLVTGLITERGICAANPAAMAAMFPDFARGAA from the coding sequence TTGAAGATCAACGGCACCCCATTCCGCTCGATCTGGTTCGAAGAGGGCCAGGTCCGCATCATCGACCAGCGCTGGCTGCCGCATGAGTTGCGCATCGTCGCGCTGGAGACGCGGGCCGATTTCGCCGCGGCGATCCGCGACATGTGGGTGCGCGGCGCGCCGCTGATCGGGGCCACCGCGGCCTGGGGCATGGCAGTGCAGATGGCCGCGGACCCTTCGGATGCCTCGCTCGCCGAGACCTGGGACGTGCTGCACGAGACGCGCCCCACGGCGATCAACCTGCGCTGGGCACTGAACGAGATGAAGCGTCTGCTTGCCCCGCTGCCCGTGGGGCAGCGTGCGGCTGCGGCGGCGAAGCGTGCCGCCGAGATCTGCGACGAGGATGTGGAGATCAACCGCCGCATCGGCGAGCACGGCCTGTCGATCATCCGCGAGATCGCGGCGCGCAAGCAGGGCCGGGTGAACATCCTGACGCATTGCAACGCGGGATGGCTCGCCACGGTGGACTGGGGCACCGCGACCTCGCCGATCTATCACGCGCTCGAGGCCGGGATCGATGTGCATGTGTTCGTGGACGAGACGCGGCCGCGCAACCAGGGGGCCCTGCTGACCGCGTGGGAGATGAACTCGCACGGGGTGAGCCACGACCTGATCGTGGACAATGCCGGCGGTCACCTGATGCAGCACGGCGAGGTGGACATGGTGATCGTCGGCACCGACCGCACGACCGCCAACGGCGATGTCTGCAACAAGATCGGCACCTATCTGAAGGCCCTTGCGGCCCGGGCGAACGGCGTGCCGTTCTATGTAGCCCTGCCCTCGCCAACCATTGACTGGACGGTGCGCGACGGCGTGAAGGAGATCCCGATCGAGGAGCGCGCGGCGTCGGAAGTCACACATGTGCAGGGCAAGGGACCGGACGGCAGCATCCTCTCGGTGCAGATCTCGCCCGACGGGACCGGGGCACGCAACCCGGCCTTCGACGTGACGCCGGCGGGTCTCGTGACCGGCCTGATCACCGAGCGCGGGATCTGTGCCGCAAACCCCGCGGCAATGGCCGCCATGTTCCCCGACTTCGCCCGCGGCGCGGCCTGA
- a CDS encoding DUF1178 family protein, with product MIRYSLRCAAGHGFESWFQSADAYDSLTGAGRVSCPVCGSTDVSKVLMAPAVRPARKAAPEPRPLSTPTSGIEQAFQALRRQIEENSEYVGMNFASEARKIHTGDAPERSIYGEAKLEEARRLLEDGVPVAPLPFVAQRKVN from the coding sequence ATGATCCGCTACTCACTGCGATGCGCCGCCGGACACGGCTTCGAAAGCTGGTTCCAGTCGGCCGATGCCTATGACAGCCTGACCGGCGCGGGTCGGGTGTCCTGCCCGGTCTGCGGCTCGACGGACGTGAGCAAGGTCCTGATGGCTCCCGCGGTCCGTCCGGCGCGCAAGGCCGCCCCGGAACCCCGGCCGCTTTCCACCCCGACCTCCGGCATCGAGCAGGCGTTCCAGGCGCTGCGCCGCCAGATCGAGGAGAATTCCGAATATGTCGGGATGAACTTCGCCTCGGAAGCACGGAAGATCCACACGGGAGACGCCCCGGAGCGCTCGATCTACGGTGAGGCGAAGCTGGAGGAGGCGCGACGGCTGCTCGAGGATGGCGTGCCGGTCGCCCCCCTGCCTTTCGTCGCGCAGCGCAAGGTGAACTGA
- a CDS encoding NUDIX hydrolase — MDDGQFGMAQDTSTGTAAAPAATRAQCGAVCWRAEGGKVLVLLITSRDTGRWVIPKGGRIEGLDDAESAAQEAWEEAGIRGEVDHRPLGRFSYRKLLKTSADVLCDVAVFPLRVSEMLDAFPERGQRKRKWFSPDKAARKVAEPELREILLHFAPEGAGTPDSLPLRSH; from the coding sequence ATGGACGACGGGCAGTTCGGAATGGCGCAGGATACATCGACCGGAACGGCAGCCGCCCCCGCGGCGACGCGCGCGCAATGCGGCGCGGTCTGCTGGCGGGCCGAGGGCGGGAAGGTGCTGGTCCTTCTCATCACCAGCCGCGACACCGGGCGCTGGGTCATCCCGAAGGGCGGCCGGATCGAGGGCCTGGATGATGCCGAATCGGCAGCGCAGGAAGCCTGGGAGGAAGCCGGCATCCGCGGCGAGGTCGATCATCGCCCGCTGGGCCGCTTCAGCTACCGCAAGCTGCTCAAGACCTCGGCCGACGTGCTGTGCGACGTGGCGGTCTTTCCCCTCCGGGTCAGCGAGATGCTTGATGCCTTCCCCGAGCGCGGGCAACGCAAGCGCAAGTGGTTCAGCCCCGACAAGGCCGCCCGGAAGGTGGCCGAGCCGGAGCTGCGCGAGATCCTGCTGCACTTCGCGCCCGAGGGGGCCGGCACGCCGGACAGTTTGCCGCTGCGATCCCATTGA